Proteins encoded within one genomic window of Bacillus sp. 1NLA3E:
- the rlmD gene encoding 23S rRNA (uracil(1939)-C(5))-methyltransferase RlmD, translated as MQKQETVTITEKQSFPLTIKRLGINGEGVGYFKRQVVFVPGALPGEEVVVEVTKVNPKFAEAKIKKIRKSSEHRVQPVCPVYDECGGCQLQHLSYEQQLKEKRDIIIQSLERHTKIPVGELTINETIGMENPWGYRNKSQFQVGLDARGKVLAGLYGLNSHQLIDIQNCAVQHPQTNKATETVKKILQDLQISIYNEKTRKGIVRTIVSRVGVHSGELQIVLITTQPELPKKDQIIEIIIDRLPDVKSIMQNINGAKTSLIFGEETVALDGEEFIQETLGDLSFELSARTFFQLNPVQTVKLYNEVKKAAALTGTEKVVDAYCGVGTIGLWLADQAGEVRGMDIIPESIEDAKKNAKRHGFTNTKYVPGKVQEVLPKWIKKGWKPDVIIVDPPRTGLDNQLLETILSAEPKKVVYVSCNPSTLAKDIQVLSSKFKVEYIQPVDMFPHTSHVECISQLILK; from the coding sequence ATGCAAAAACAAGAAACCGTTACTATTACTGAGAAACAATCCTTTCCATTAACAATTAAACGATTAGGGATCAATGGAGAAGGAGTCGGCTATTTTAAAAGACAAGTTGTGTTTGTGCCTGGAGCCTTGCCTGGAGAAGAAGTAGTCGTTGAGGTGACAAAGGTTAATCCGAAATTTGCTGAGGCAAAGATTAAGAAGATCCGTAAATCCTCAGAGCATCGGGTTCAACCAGTATGCCCCGTTTATGATGAATGCGGAGGCTGCCAGCTTCAACACCTAAGTTATGAACAACAATTAAAAGAAAAACGCGATATTATTATTCAGTCACTAGAGCGCCATACGAAAATACCTGTTGGGGAATTAACGATAAATGAAACAATTGGGATGGAAAATCCATGGGGCTATCGAAATAAAAGTCAATTCCAGGTAGGATTGGATGCAAGAGGCAAGGTGCTTGCGGGACTATACGGATTGAATTCACATCAGCTCATTGACATTCAGAATTGTGCAGTGCAGCATCCGCAAACGAATAAAGCAACGGAAACGGTTAAGAAAATATTACAGGATTTACAGATTTCTATTTATAATGAAAAGACGCGAAAAGGGATCGTTAGAACGATTGTTTCAAGAGTCGGCGTGCACTCTGGTGAACTACAAATAGTGTTAATTACGACGCAACCAGAGTTGCCAAAAAAAGATCAGATTATCGAAATAATTATTGATCGCCTTCCTGATGTAAAGTCTATAATGCAAAACATTAACGGTGCAAAGACATCGCTTATTTTTGGAGAAGAAACGGTCGCTTTAGATGGGGAGGAATTTATCCAAGAGACCCTCGGTGACTTATCGTTTGAGCTGTCAGCAAGGACGTTCTTTCAATTAAACCCTGTGCAAACAGTGAAACTGTATAATGAAGTAAAAAAAGCAGCAGCATTAACAGGTACAGAAAAAGTCGTCGATGCTTATTGTGGTGTTGGTACGATTGGACTTTGGTTAGCAGATCAGGCAGGAGAAGTCCGAGGAATGGACATCATTCCTGAATCGATCGAAGATGCTAAGAAAAATGCCAAGCGCCACGGGTTCACCAACACAAAATACGTCCCAGGAAAAGTCCAAGAGGTCCTGCCAAAATGGATCAAAAAGGGCTGGAAACCCGATGTCATCATCGTCGACCCACCAAGAACAGGACTGGACAATCAGCTGCTAGAGACAATATTATCAGCAGAGCCGAAGAAAGTAGTGTACGTGTCATGTAATCCATCAACATTGGCAAAGGATATTCAGGTGTTAAGTTCTAAATTTAAGGTAGAGTATATTCAGCCGGTTGATATGTTCCCACATACGAGTCATGTGGAGTGTATCTCGCAACTCATTTTAAAATAA
- a CDS encoding MFS transporter has product MDKPKLWTKDFINITTISFFIFLAFYILLTALPIQLTKEFGGGVDQAGLLLTLFLIAAIVIRPFAGKWVSPGSQKKILIYSSAAFFIATLFYPFVTNIWALFILRIIHGLTFGVITTAKGTISAVIIPDSRRGEGLSWFSLAMGLAMVIGPVIGLNLANIGAYNTAYILCIVISALNIFLSMTINVPEQEQLEKASKTGKKFSLDDLVDKKAAPFALVIFILACGYSGIASFLALYAQEINLIKAASTFFILYAGLMFIFRPFTGVWADRYGANKIVYPCIILFAIGMVMLSLPQTAVIMILAGAIIGIGYGSVTPILQTQVISSVEKHRVGIANSLFFNSMDLGMAIGAFVLGIVAKSFSYGSVFISGIALIIVGGIAYFALASGKEKEGRRAVELKSLVEIKNK; this is encoded by the coding sequence ATGGATAAACCAAAACTATGGACTAAGGATTTTATAAATATCACTACTATCAGCTTTTTTATCTTTTTAGCATTTTATATCTTATTAACAGCACTTCCGATTCAATTAACGAAAGAATTTGGCGGTGGTGTGGATCAGGCTGGTTTATTATTAACTTTATTTTTAATTGCGGCTATTGTTATTCGGCCATTTGCTGGGAAGTGGGTAAGTCCAGGATCACAGAAGAAAATTCTGATTTATTCTTCAGCAGCATTTTTTATTGCAACACTATTTTATCCATTTGTAACTAATATTTGGGCATTATTTATTTTGCGGATTATTCATGGACTAACATTTGGGGTTATTACAACTGCAAAAGGAACAATCAGTGCTGTTATCATACCAGACTCAAGACGTGGAGAGGGATTGAGTTGGTTCTCATTAGCAATGGGGTTAGCAATGGTTATTGGTCCAGTTATAGGGCTTAACTTAGCCAATATTGGAGCCTACAACACTGCATACATTCTTTGTATTGTCATTTCAGCATTAAATATCTTCCTATCAATGACTATCAATGTTCCGGAGCAAGAACAACTTGAAAAAGCTTCAAAGACGGGTAAAAAATTTAGTCTCGATGATTTGGTTGATAAAAAGGCTGCGCCATTTGCACTTGTAATATTTATTTTAGCATGTGGATACTCAGGTATTGCCTCATTCTTAGCTTTGTATGCGCAAGAAATTAACCTTATAAAAGCCGCTAGTACGTTCTTTATTCTTTATGCAGGCTTAATGTTTATCTTCCGGCCATTTACAGGTGTATGGGCTGACCGTTACGGGGCAAACAAAATTGTTTATCCTTGTATTATTTTATTTGCCATTGGGATGGTTATGCTCTCATTGCCTCAAACAGCAGTTATTATGATTCTGGCAGGTGCAATCATTGGAATTGGGTATGGCTCTGTTACACCAATACTTCAAACACAGGTTATTAGTTCTGTTGAAAAACATCGTGTCGGAATCGCCAATTCGTTGTTCTTCAATTCAATGGATTTAGGAATGGCTATTGGTGCATTTGTGCTGGGAATTGTGGCAAAATCATTCAGTTATGGTAGTGTTTTTATCTCTGGAATTGCACTTATTATCGTAGGAGGCATAGCCTACTTCGCTTTAGCAAGCGGGAAGGAAAAAGAGGGTCGCCGTGCAGTTGAATTGAAGTCTTTGGTTGAAATTAAAAATAAATAA
- a CDS encoding CBS domain-containing protein produces MQVRDFMIRRIFTAKPSTTVKELISILETNRIGGVPVVDDKGNLVGIVSDGDIVRFLSPNKEKIYLAYYISYIEEAQKIEDVLRKRLNTPIEDIMVKKNIKTLAPDDDFESAIRLISRHHFKKIPVVNGAGRVVGIISRGDIIHNLSKSIFNEESIQE; encoded by the coding sequence ATGCAAGTGCGCGATTTTATGATTCGAAGAATATTTACGGCAAAGCCTTCAACAACTGTCAAAGAATTAATTTCTATTCTTGAAACCAATCGAATTGGTGGTGTACCAGTCGTTGACGATAAAGGTAATTTAGTAGGCATTGTTTCAGATGGGGATATCGTACGTTTTCTTTCTCCAAATAAAGAGAAAATTTATTTGGCTTACTATATTTCGTATATAGAAGAAGCTCAAAAAATAGAAGATGTTTTAAGAAAAAGATTGAATACTCCTATTGAAGATATTATGGTAAAGAAAAATATTAAGACTTTAGCACCTGATGATGATTTTGAAAGCGCTATACGTTTAATATCCAGACATCATTTTAAAAAGATTCCTGTAGTGAATGGAGCAGGTAGAGTTGTAGGGATTATAAGCCGCGGGGATATTATCCATAATTTATCTAAATCCATATTTAATGAAGAATCAATCCAGGAATAA
- a CDS encoding LysR family transcriptional regulator translates to MDFDQLFYFQIVAKHKSFTKASEELNLSQPALSRSILRLEEEIGVPLLERKSRGVVLNQYGKTFLKYANQVLSEMKEAKQKIHDMVDPYHGTISLAFIQTLGSSFVPDLISDFQKEFPNIQFQLSQNITSKILKGIEAANIDIGFCSPLEPHENLCSIPVLTEELFLIVPASHRLAGKDRVNLGEVADDPFILFKPQTALHDLIENLCNDAGFYPRKVFEGYEERTVSDLVGANLGVAIVPYIHNMDEGKISMIQVQSPKCFRVIQMVWRINGYMSPAVTNFKEFVEKRARGITKK, encoded by the coding sequence ATGGATTTTGACCAACTTTTTTATTTCCAAATAGTTGCAAAACATAAGAGTTTTACAAAAGCCTCCGAAGAATTAAACCTTTCACAGCCAGCGTTAAGCCGTTCTATTTTGCGACTAGAAGAAGAAATCGGTGTCCCTTTACTCGAAAGAAAAAGCCGTGGAGTCGTTTTAAACCAATATGGGAAAACTTTTCTCAAGTATGCAAACCAGGTATTATCAGAAATGAAAGAAGCAAAGCAAAAAATCCATGATATGGTCGATCCATACCATGGGACCATTTCGCTCGCATTTATCCAAACACTTGGTTCCAGTTTTGTACCTGATTTAATCAGTGATTTCCAAAAGGAATTTCCAAACATTCAATTTCAATTATCTCAAAATATAACAAGTAAAATCTTAAAAGGAATAGAAGCTGCTAACATTGACATTGGTTTCTGTTCCCCACTAGAACCGCATGAAAATCTGTGCTCCATTCCAGTTTTGACCGAAGAATTGTTTCTAATTGTTCCTGCTTCCCACAGGCTGGCTGGAAAAGATCGAGTCAATTTAGGCGAAGTAGCCGATGATCCTTTTATCCTTTTCAAACCTCAAACAGCCTTACATGATTTAATAGAAAATCTCTGTAATGACGCTGGATTCTACCCAAGAAAGGTTTTTGAAGGATATGAGGAGAGGACGGTCTCTGACTTAGTAGGTGCCAATTTGGGTGTTGCTATTGTCCCGTACATACATAACATGGACGAAGGTAAAATTTCAATGATCCAGGTACAATCACCAAAATGCTTTCGAGTAATCCAAATGGTATGGAGAATAAATGGATATATGTCTCCTGCCGTAACAAACTTTAAGGAATTTGTAGAGAAAAGGGCTAGAGGAATTACAAAAAAATAA
- a CDS encoding DUF6994 family protein: protein MCIKTGVEESSFCFLDDVGCGQFDPESFKNAFGIEGMKINGLPYKDPDSVSKKLYERFITFLNRRRLPSGYELKVINIKKREKGKDAWYEVVVTIKDENAEMVVGFGSDYIGPSSNWAFKAKVEDQEVGKYLKITRTFGGHIIWPRWVKVNGNYFNQLSINEARGGEKSFYDRIDITLYDLKKWYNQEVCKLKDIYDKNKSWLLQLISFDGFVDYFLFQDFVDEKYNVKDLSTFDMANETYELLGEKNLDNILIDGKEDYELFIEGNSRAIEKRNERIRLFISS from the coding sequence ATGTGTATTAAAACTGGTGTAGAAGAATCATCTTTTTGTTTTCTAGATGATGTCGGATGTGGACAATTCGACCCGGAAAGTTTTAAAAATGCATTCGGGATAGAAGGTATGAAAATTAATGGATTACCTTATAAAGATCCGGATTCAGTTAGCAAAAAGTTGTATGAAAGATTTATAACTTTCTTGAATAGACGTAGGTTACCAAGTGGTTACGAATTAAAAGTTATCAATATCAAAAAAAGAGAAAAAGGTAAAGATGCTTGGTATGAAGTTGTAGTAACAATAAAAGATGAGAATGCGGAAATGGTCGTAGGGTTTGGGAGTGATTATATTGGTCCTTCAAGTAACTGGGCATTTAAAGCAAAAGTTGAGGATCAAGAGGTCGGTAAATATTTAAAAATAACAAGAACTTTTGGTGGACATATAATATGGCCAAGGTGGGTAAAGGTTAATGGCAATTATTTTAATCAGTTGTCGATTAACGAAGCTAGAGGAGGTGAAAAGAGCTTCTATGACAGGATTGACATCACACTTTACGATTTGAAAAAATGGTATAATCAAGAGGTATGCAAGTTAAAAGATATTTATGATAAAAACAAAAGCTGGCTGCTTCAATTGATTTCCTTTGATGGATTCGTGGACTATTTTCTTTTTCAGGATTTTGTAGATGAAAAATATAACGTGAAAGACTTGTCAACATTTGATATGGCAAACGAGACCTACGAATTGTTGGGTGAAAAAAATTTAGATAATATCCTTATTGATGGAAAAGAAGATTATGAATTATTTATTGAAGGGAATTCCAGGGCAATAGAAAAGAGAAATGAGAGAATCCGCCTGTTCATCTCTAGTTAG
- a CDS encoding recombinase family protein has translation MRCAVYARVSTELDSQRTSIDNQIDIFRIYTAQRDWDIVKVYTDKQSGTKESRPGLKALIDDGKAGMYDVILAKELSRLARNGRLSYELRDICQFNNINIVCLDNSINTIDGNVQNFGLFAWLYENESANSSRRNKQAKRVKAQRGLFVGSNPPYGYFSENRVLKIRNDNTPNIVRRIFQEYLNGTGMDTIAKTLTAEGVPTPAQVANKANASNLWHASSIKVMLNNQHYSGDLVQSRTETISVTSSKRRELSEEDIVVIEKTHEAILPKDTFNAVQVMIQNRTRTATAPKKHIFTNILYCEECQKGMWYKANQKGCRCGGNIKHGNTFCLNKVAIREKELMHVIIEDLQTLLNSLKEENFLNTLLNKLNVKKRTT, from the coding sequence ATGAGATGTGCAGTATATGCTCGTGTCTCAACGGAATTGGATTCACAAAGGACATCAATAGACAACCAAATAGACATTTTTAGAATTTACACCGCTCAACGTGATTGGGATATCGTCAAGGTTTATACCGACAAACAATCTGGTACAAAGGAAAGTCGTCCTGGATTAAAGGCTTTGATTGATGACGGAAAAGCTGGAATGTATGATGTCATCTTGGCAAAAGAGCTATCTCGTTTAGCACGTAACGGTCGGCTCTCTTATGAGCTTCGGGATATTTGCCAATTCAATAACATCAATATTGTCTGCTTGGATAACTCAATCAACACTATAGATGGTAACGTACAGAACTTCGGATTATTTGCTTGGCTTTACGAGAATGAATCAGCTAACAGTAGCCGCCGAAATAAACAGGCGAAAAGGGTAAAAGCGCAACGCGGTTTGTTTGTTGGATCAAATCCACCATACGGTTACTTTTCTGAAAATAGGGTTCTTAAAATTAGAAATGACAACACCCCAAACATTGTTCGTCGGATTTTTCAAGAGTATTTAAATGGTACAGGAATGGACACAATCGCAAAGACATTAACTGCTGAAGGTGTCCCAACACCTGCTCAAGTAGCTAATAAAGCAAATGCCTCGAATTTGTGGCATGCCTCAAGTATTAAAGTAATGTTAAACAATCAGCACTACTCTGGGGACCTAGTCCAAAGCAGAACTGAAACCATCTCTGTCACCTCTTCCAAACGTCGGGAGCTTAGTGAAGAAGATATCGTGGTGATTGAAAAAACACACGAAGCGATTCTTCCGAAAGATACCTTTAATGCGGTACAAGTGATGATCCAGAATCGAACCAGAACAGCTACTGCACCAAAGAAACACATTTTCACGAATATCCTTTATTGTGAAGAATGCCAAAAAGGTATGTGGTATAAAGCCAATCAAAAAGGCTGTCGTTGCGGCGGAAATATAAAACACGGTAACACCTTTTGTTTAAATAAAGTGGCTATTCGTGAAAAAGAATTAATGCATGTAATCATTGAGGATTTACAAACGCTTTTAAACTCTTTAAAGGAAGAAAACTTTTTGAATACGTTGTTAAACAAGTTAAACGTAAAAAAACGCACTACCTAA
- the pdaA gene encoding delta-lactam-biosynthetic de-N-acetylase — MKWIVRSLSILLFLVISISATAHAKINTSSLHWGFKKSSNGQPVDAGEKLEGLLDRYGAAYKGDPQKKVLYLTFDNGYENGYTEKILNVLKKEKAPATFFVTGHYLNSAPDLVKRMVKEGHIVGNHSWHHPDLSKVSEERFTEELEKVRVKTKTLTGQKNMVYLRPPRGTFSERTLALAKKQGYTHVFWSIAFIDWYTNDQKGWRYSYNNIMRQVHPGGIILLHTVSKDNADALEKVIKDLKKQGYTFKSLDDLMMDNAMESPMLY; from the coding sequence ATGAAATGGATCGTTCGAAGTTTGAGTATCTTGCTTTTCCTCGTTATCTCAATTTCTGCAACTGCACATGCAAAAATCAACACATCCTCACTTCACTGGGGATTTAAAAAGTCATCAAACGGACAGCCTGTAGATGCAGGGGAAAAATTAGAAGGACTTCTCGACAGGTATGGAGCAGCCTATAAAGGCGACCCCCAAAAAAAGGTTTTGTATTTAACCTTTGATAATGGATACGAAAATGGCTATACAGAAAAAATCTTGAATGTATTAAAAAAAGAAAAGGCACCAGCGACCTTCTTTGTCACTGGACACTACTTGAATAGTGCCCCGGATCTTGTCAAACGGATGGTAAAAGAAGGACATATAGTTGGAAACCATTCATGGCATCATCCAGATTTATCGAAAGTCAGCGAGGAGAGATTTACAGAAGAATTGGAAAAGGTCCGTGTAAAAACTAAAACGTTAACAGGTCAAAAAAATATGGTGTATTTACGACCACCTCGAGGGACGTTTAGTGAACGAACTTTGGCTTTAGCTAAAAAACAGGGTTACACTCATGTGTTCTGGTCAATTGCCTTTATTGATTGGTATACAAACGACCAAAAAGGTTGGCGGTATTCTTACAATAACATTATGCGCCAAGTTCACCCGGGCGGGATTATTTTGTTACACACTGTCTCAAAAGATAATGCAGATGCATTAGAAAAAGTGATTAAGGATTTGAAAAAACAGGGCTACACGTTTAAAAGCTTGGATGATTTGATGATGGACAATGCAATGGAGTCACCTATGCTATACTAA
- a CDS encoding DNA-3-methyladenine glycosylase family protein, protein MWHEKIAISGPYNFDRVLERLSIDPLNVVSLNDRSVKVPIFIEEQQGVVVVKATGTTDAPSFIMSGKEIINKEQAVKKVNEIFQWDTPLEDVHRHFQKTQLKDLFSEHYGTPLVLDFDPYGCLLKCIIHQQLNMAFAHTLSTRFVKTFGFEVDGVWFYPRPEVVAGIEVEQLRELQFSGRKAEYVIGIGKAIAQGELNLEKIKQLSDEEILAQLVKLRGVGPWTVQNFLMFGLGRPNLFPIADIGIQNALKKLYNLDRKPTEEEMENFKLGWDPYLSYASLYLWRSIE, encoded by the coding sequence TTGTGGCACGAAAAAATAGCAATAAGTGGCCCCTATAATTTTGACCGAGTATTGGAACGACTTTCAATTGACCCGCTCAATGTGGTTTCGCTTAACGATCGGTCTGTAAAGGTTCCAATATTTATTGAAGAACAGCAAGGGGTTGTGGTAGTTAAAGCAACAGGAACCACCGACGCTCCTTCTTTTATCATGAGTGGAAAAGAAATAATCAATAAAGAGCAAGCTGTTAAAAAGGTTAATGAAATCTTCCAATGGGACACTCCACTTGAGGATGTCCATCGCCATTTTCAAAAAACACAATTAAAAGACTTGTTTTCCGAGCATTATGGAACGCCACTTGTCCTAGATTTTGACCCCTACGGCTGCCTACTTAAATGCATTATTCATCAGCAATTAAATATGGCTTTTGCTCATACGCTTTCAACAAGATTTGTAAAAACATTTGGGTTTGAGGTAGATGGAGTTTGGTTTTATCCACGACCAGAGGTTGTTGCAGGCATAGAAGTTGAACAGCTGAGGGAGTTGCAATTTAGCGGTCGAAAAGCTGAGTATGTAATAGGGATTGGCAAGGCGATTGCTCAAGGAGAGCTTAATCTAGAAAAAATAAAGCAGCTGTCAGATGAAGAAATTTTAGCACAGTTGGTTAAATTACGTGGCGTTGGACCATGGACCGTACAAAATTTCTTAATGTTTGGGCTGGGGAGACCGAATTTGTTTCCAATTGCCGATATTGGCATTCAAAATGCACTAAAGAAGCTATACAATTTGGATCGAAAACCGACAGAAGAAGAGATGGAGAACTTCAAACTGGGTTGGGACCCGTACTTAAGCTACGCCTCGTTATATTTATGGCGAAGTATCGAATAA
- a CDS encoding DUF3800 domain-containing protein encodes MSREYKFYYDESEHSRKINKSTITSANYYDNFVVTIVGWESSDEEIIEEKYITFENKYSDRKSNGELKSTTLKPKHFRNGFASLNQENVEFIGDFLNLFDEKILLYFSVSSKIEFIIQQLFINYTNSIFKDMDAMKYSIVKSILMYRPQEIISGIYENTGELIQLLKDFYSQKLTTNLTNPELKRHENVAFTQILLLLDAVNEDIEINWSYDSAFYGFDKYINEKGIKSYSLYLDKEGEDSNTLKAARKLGISKPVELDSKVSVGIRISDILAGIISKLLKALHFQLRYEFAEDGIGKKILSGKWFEVSDQQLGLYKQLYLIIGKLNNAWFKSFGGIYSDDFIVLVSFLNYLSKFESVAKMNEFDRSMFGEDFNAYVCSNLNSYFQRMHSKLNIEPITSLNEEFYYNQRGAKVFYDISKQPLLEILEGSQIYYVLSVGFSNNMVPTVTIEDKGETTCYKLEQGLLDWVIYCVSFANMGGKIFPSRVLFCKVDNEYYADIL; translated from the coding sequence ATGTCGCGTGAATATAAATTCTATTACGATGAATCTGAGCACAGTAGAAAAATAAATAAATCAACAATCACTTCTGCAAACTACTATGATAATTTTGTTGTGACAATAGTTGGTTGGGAAAGTTCGGATGAAGAAATCATCGAAGAAAAGTATATTACTTTTGAAAACAAGTATTCCGATAGAAAATCAAATGGTGAGTTAAAAAGTACTACCTTAAAGCCTAAGCATTTTCGGAATGGTTTTGCTTCATTGAATCAAGAAAATGTAGAATTTATTGGCGATTTTTTAAATTTGTTTGATGAAAAAATTCTATTGTATTTTTCTGTTAGCAGCAAAATTGAGTTCATCATCCAACAGTTGTTTATAAACTACACAAATAGTATTTTTAAAGATATGGATGCTATGAAGTACTCAATTGTTAAGTCGATTTTAATGTATCGTCCTCAAGAAATAATAAGTGGAATTTATGAAAATACTGGAGAACTCATTCAACTGCTCAAAGATTTTTACTCCCAAAAACTTACTACCAATCTAACCAATCCTGAATTGAAGAGACATGAGAATGTAGCTTTTACGCAAATTCTATTATTGTTAGATGCCGTCAACGAGGATATTGAGATAAATTGGAGTTATGATAGTGCTTTTTATGGATTTGATAAATATATCAATGAAAAGGGAATTAAAAGTTATTCGCTTTATTTGGATAAAGAAGGGGAAGACAGCAATACTTTAAAGGCAGCTAGAAAACTGGGAATATCTAAACCTGTAGAACTTGATTCAAAAGTTAGTGTTGGTATTAGAATATCAGATATATTGGCTGGCATAATATCTAAGTTACTGAAAGCATTGCATTTTCAATTGAGATATGAATTTGCTGAAGATGGTATTGGAAAGAAAATTTTGAGTGGAAAATGGTTTGAGGTCAGTGATCAACAACTCGGACTCTATAAACAACTGTATCTAATTATTGGAAAATTAAATAATGCATGGTTTAAGTCCTTTGGAGGCATATATTCAGATGATTTTATAGTTTTAGTTTCATTTTTGAATTATTTGAGTAAATTTGAGTCGGTTGCAAAGATGAATGAGTTTGATAGAAGTATGTTCGGCGAGGATTTCAATGCTTATGTTTGTAGTAATCTAAACTCTTATTTTCAAAGAATGCATTCTAAGTTAAATATTGAACCGATTACTAGTTTGAATGAGGAGTTCTATTATAACCAAAGGGGTGCAAAAGTGTTTTATGATATTTCAAAGCAACCACTTTTGGAAATATTAGAGGGTAGCCAGATATATTATGTATTATCAGTTGGATTCTCTAATAATATGGTTCCTACAGTTACGATAGAGGATAAAGGGGAAACAACATGTTATAAATTGGAACAAGGGTTATTAGATTGGGTTATATATTGCGTATCATTTGCCAATATGGGAGGAAAAATTTTCCCATCAAGAGTTTTGTTCTGCAAGGTAGACAATGAATATTATGCTGATATTTTATGA
- a CDS encoding DUF1697 domain-containing protein encodes MRKYIAFLRGINVGGKNKISMPELKNLFEQNGFDDVATYINSGNIIFTSDKKDEKKLKEECEVLIKSKFQLNIPVSIISVNDLIAALNHAPLWWGQDKDSKHNAIFVIPPTTVEEVIEDVGAIKPEYEKVDHYGRVIFWSAPIETFSRTRWSKIVGSSMYNSITIRNSNTVRKLLQLANR; translated from the coding sequence ATGAGGAAATATATTGCTTTTCTGCGAGGTATAAATGTGGGCGGGAAAAATAAGATTTCCATGCCCGAACTTAAGAATTTATTTGAGCAAAATGGTTTTGATGATGTTGCTACTTATATAAACAGCGGAAATATAATTTTTACAAGTGATAAAAAAGATGAGAAAAAGCTTAAAGAAGAATGCGAAGTATTAATTAAGAGTAAATTTCAGTTAAATATCCCAGTTTCAATTATATCTGTAAATGACCTCATTGCGGCGCTAAATCATGCACCATTATGGTGGGGGCAAGACAAGGATTCAAAGCACAATGCAATATTTGTAATACCACCAACCACCGTGGAGGAAGTGATTGAGGATGTTGGGGCAATTAAACCGGAATATGAAAAAGTAGATCATTATGGCAGAGTGATATTTTGGTCTGCACCTATCGAAACCTTTTCAAGAACACGGTGGTCAAAGATTGTCGGTTCGTCTATGTATAATAGCATAACAATCCGAAATTCAAACACGGTAAGAAAATTATTACAACTTGCAAATAGATGA